A stretch of bacterium DNA encodes these proteins:
- a CDS encoding dihydroorotate dehydrogenase electron transfer subunit codes for MQENITTIASREPMAEDAFRLRFAVDWKSFDPGQFVMVEIPGHDVFLRRPFGIVRLEDGLAEICVKIVGKGTAALSRAPAGTPIRATGPCGKGFRLPDKGKTAVLVAGGYGIGPLFGMCESLKKRGVDAVLYYGAKTKAHLLYMDELRRINANVVVATEDGSSGEKGVITDLLKKGISGVKDPALFSCGPHGLLAAVAKLGMVAGAPVQLSMESYMACGVGVCMGCVCRDAKGNFVRVCREGPVFDARDLKWS; via the coding sequence ATGCAGGAAAATATTACAACCATAGCATCGCGCGAGCCGATGGCCGAGGACGCCTTCAGACTTCGCTTTGCGGTGGATTGGAAATCCTTCGACCCCGGCCAATTCGTTATGGTTGAGATCCCGGGCCATGACGTCTTTCTCCGCAGGCCCTTCGGCATCGTGCGCCTTGAAGATGGGCTCGCGGAGATCTGCGTCAAGATAGTCGGCAAGGGGACGGCGGCCCTATCGAGGGCGCCTGCCGGCACGCCGATCCGCGCGACCGGCCCCTGCGGCAAGGGCTTTCGCCTGCCTGACAAAGGAAAGACGGCTGTGCTGGTGGCCGGCGGCTACGGGATCGGACCGCTCTTTGGAATGTGCGAGTCGCTCAAGAAGAGAGGGGTCGATGCCGTCTTATATTACGGCGCGAAGACGAAGGCGCACCTGCTCTACATGGACGAGCTGAGAAGGATAAACGCGAACGTCGTCGTCGCCACGGAGGACGGGTCGAGCGGCGAAAAAGGCGTAATCACCGACCTCCTGAAAAAGGGAATCAGCGGCGTGAAAGACCCGGCGCTCTTCTCGTGCGGCCCGCACGGCCTGCTCGCCGCGGTGGCGAAACTCGGCATGGTCGCAGGCGCGCCCGTGCAACTTTCGATGGAGAGCTACATGGCTTGCGGCGTGGGCGTGTGCATGGGCTGCGTGTGCAGGGATGCGAAAGGGAACTTCGTGCGCGTGTGTCGCGAGGGCCCGGTCTTCGATGCGAGGGATTTGAAATGGAGCTGA